TTCACCTCTTCCACCGCGCCGGAGACCACATCCGGGTCGTCGCCGAGACCAGACACGATATGCGACGCCACTTCCTGCGTATTGGACAGTGAGTGCAACGAGCGCTGATTGGCTTGCTCGGTCAGGATCGATTGTACTTCGCCACCGATCCTGTCAACTGGTTCCGGAGAATCTCCTAGATTGGAGCGGATTTGCGATGCAATCTCGTGGGTGTCTTCTAGTCGTGCCAGCGCCGTCTGACTGGATTCGCTGACGAGCTGTTCGTACACACGTTGACGGACCGCTGTCAGCCATTCGTGGTCGGCCGGAATCGTTCCGTGGACGGATCGGGCTGCCTCCTCTGCGTCGTCAAAGGACCTCAGTCCTTCTTCGCGAATCGACGTCGTCAGGCGGTCCCTGAGCGCCTCGAGCACGGACTGGATTTCCGCCTTGTCCAGAGAAACGTGCCGGGAGATTTCCTCGGCTGTTCCGTGAGCGTCAGCAATCGAATCGAGTGCGGCATCCTCAACCGATTTTGTCAACCGGTCGCGCAGCGCGTCGATCACTGATCGAACACTCGCATGCTCGACAGAAATCGTCTCCGCGATTTCGTTGGCCGTCTCATCACTATTTGATATCGAGTCGATCGCGGATCGTGTAATCTCCGTGACCAGCAGTTCGCGGAGTCGCCCGGAGGCCGCTGGAACGTGTCGGACCTGTGATCCGAACACCTTCATGGCTTTTTCGGCGATCGAATCGGGCTCGCCGATCTCCGCCATAGCCTGCTGCATGACGGCTCGCAACAGTTTTTGCTTCAGCGCTTCCTTGGCGCCGGCCAACTTCGCGCTACTGTTGTCCTTGACTTCCTCGGGGAGGGTCTGATTTGCGTTCGGTTCTGGATTCTCTAGACTCATGGCGATAGATCTTACGGTGGTCCAGTGTGGATTCTGATGATTTCAAGGCGGTCCGGGGCACCTTTTGGCTCGCGCCGGTCGAACCAGCGACTATGAGGCACTGCCCGTACGAGGCCCTCTCTTTCTATCGGCCGCAAATCGGTACCAATAAGGCCCACCCGGTGGTTTTATTCGTGGCTTCAGGCCTGGCTCGTGCATGTGGATTCGGGAGTGCGACTTGGGCGAGAATAGCGCCAGGCGTTCGAATTGAAGGATCTTTCACCGCCCCGTCGTTTCCATCAACGAATCGCGGGGGTAAGTTGAACGATCAGAGGTTGGTAGGACTGTTAGGACTCTCGGCACGACCCGGGGCGCTGCTGCGCCGGCCGCGCGTCGTGCAGGTTTCAGTTGTCCGCCCAACACACCTTCAAGGTGGCTGCTTCCTGTTCGACTTCATGCCGTAGCGCTACAAAAACTCGCCAACACGATGAACAATTCTATTCCTGTCGTCCCGCATCCAGTCAACGAGCCGGTGCTGTCGTTCGCGCCGGGTTCTGCGGAGCGCGATTCGCTCAAGTCGCAGCTGAAGTCGATACAGGCAGATCAGCTCGAGATCCCGGTGATTATTGGCGGCAAAGAGGTGTTCACCAAGGACGTCAAGACGGTCACTGCACCCCATCGGCATGATCTCACCCTGGGCACAGCCCATATGGCCGGATCGCCCGAGGTGGAGCAGGCCATTGATGCGGCGCTTAAGGCTCGCGCGGAGTGGGCCGCCACACCATGGACCGAACGAGCCGCAATTTTTCTTCGGGCCGCAGATCTTCTGGCGGGTTCCTGGCGCGACAAAATGAATGCCGCTACCATGTTGGGGCAAAGCAAGAACTGCTATCAGGCGGAGATTGACGCGGCCTGTGAGTTGATCGATTTCTTTCGGTTCAACGCACACTTCATGCAGCAGATTTACGAAGATCAACCGATCTCGTCGCCCGGCGTCTGGAACCGGCTTCAGTATCGCGCGCTCGAGGGATTTGTCTTCGCAGTCACACCGTTCAACTTTTCCTCCATCGCCGGTAACCTGCCTTCGGCGCCGGCGCTCATGGGCAACATCGTCGTCTGGAAGCCCGCGTCGTCTGCACTCTACTCCGCGTACTTCACCTACAAACTACTCGAGGCCGCGGGGCTTCCACCGGGCGTAATCAATATGGTGCCCGGCAGAGGCGCCAATGTCGGCAATCCCGTGTTCGCGTCCCCGCATTTCAGCGGATTGCACTTCACCGGGTCTACGTCCACATTCCAGTTCATGTGGAAGACCATCGGTACGAACATTGCCAACTACCGATCCTACCCGAGAATCGTTGGCGAAACCGGAGGCAAGGACTTCATCATGGTGCACGCCTCTGCAGATGCCGATCAGGTGGCGACCGCAATAGTGCGCGGCGGCTTTGAGTACCAGGGCCAGAAGTGTTCTGCACCCTCTCGCGTGTACGTACCCAGGTCCCTGTGGCCGGCAATTCGGTCCTCCCTCCTTGACCAGCTCGGAGAGATCAAGATGGGCGACGTCGAGGACTTTTCGAACTTCGTCAATGCAGTGATCGACAAGGCCGCATATCAGAGCATCACCGAGTACATCGTAGAGGCCAAGCAGTCTCCGGATGTCGAGGTGCTTTTTGGAGGGTCGTTCTCCGATGCCGAGGGCTACTTCATAGAACCCACGGTGCTCGTTACGACTGATCCGAAATATCGAACGATGTGCGAGGAGATCTTCGGTCCCGTTGTCACCGTCTTTGTCTATGAAGACAGTCAGTTCGACGAGACGATGACGCTCGTGGATGAGACATCTCCGTACGCACTGACGGGAGCCATTTTCTCGAATGATCGCAGTATTGCCGCCGACATGACGACACGCCTCGTCGATGCGGCGGGCAATTTCTACATCAACGACAAGCCGACGGGCGCAGTCGTCGGCCAGCAGCCCTTTGGTGGTGCGCGCGCATCCGGAACGAACGACAAGGCGGGCTCCTACCTGAATCTAATCAGGTGGACTTCGGCGCGATCTATCAAGGAGACGTTCGAAGCCCCGCGCCACTTCGGTTATCCGTTTCATCAGCAACCATAAAGCGTCAGACATCCAGTTCTGACAGAGCAATAGAGAAGCACCTTCATGAAGAAACCTATTCGCGTCATCCAATATGGCGTCGGCCCCATCGGACTCGAGGTCGCCCGCGCCGCTCTCAAGAAACAGTCAACCGGTAAACTTGAACTGGTCGGCGCCGTCGATGTGGATCCGAAGAAGGCGGGCCGGGATCTGGGTGAATTGCTTGGCGTCAGCGACGTTGGCATCGTTGTCTCTGACGACATCCACGCGGTACTCGCGGAGACCAAACCTGACGTCGTTATGCATACGACGCAGTCTTTCATGGACTTGATCGAAGACCAGCTGATCGCCTGCATAGAGGCCGGCGCTCACGTCGTTTCGTCCACTGAGGAACTCTCGTATCCGTTTGATCGCGCTCCTGAAATCTGTAGTCGACTCGATGCCGCATGCAAGAAGCACAATCGAGTGATCATCGGAACCGGAGTAAACCCCGGCTACGCCATGGATGTCCTCGCCGTCGCCGCAACAGGAGTCTGCCTCGACGTCGAACGGGTCGAGGTCGCCAGGGTAGTGAATGCAGGAAAGCGCAGAGGTCCGTTACAGAGGAAGATTGGAGCCGGACTCACCGAAGGTGAGTTCAATGAGAAGAAGGCAACGGGAAGGTTCGGTCATATCGGACTGCGCGAGTCCATGCTGCTCGTCGCCGACGCCCTCGATTGGCACCCCGATCGTGTCACCGAAACGCTGGACCCTGTCTTCGCCGACAGCGCGATTGACACCGGAATCGTGCAAGTCGAGGCTGGTCGCGTTGCAGGGATTCATCAGGAGGTGACCGCCTATGTTGAAAACGTCCCGGTAATCCATCTTGACCTCAAGATGGCCGTATCGGAGAAGAACTCATCTGACCGCGTCATTGTGCACGGCTCGCCGTCGATGAACGTTCTGGTTGACGGCGGGATATTCGGTGACTCGGCTACCGTCGCAGCTGTCATCAACGCCATTCCAATGGCGATGAGTGCGAACCCCGGATTGCGCAAGGTGACGGAACTGCCTGTTCCGAGGGCCTTCGCCATTTGACGGGATTTCCTGCTCACGACCACTTGACCAACCTACCTGAAAGTCACTTGCGATTCCGCAGCGATCTTCATCCTGGAGACGTTGCGGCACCGGTGGCGTTTGGTCATTTCCTCGTGCGTCCGATCGCGGCCACGATGGTACCGGCGATGCTGGTTGGTCTTGTTCTGGTGTTGCAGCAGCAAGACCCGCTCCCCTACGTACTCTGGTCCTTCCCGCTGGCCCTTGCGCTGGCGGGAATTTGGACCTGGTTCAGAATCCGGTCCGTTATCGTTGAATTCGTCGTGACCAGGAACGGCGCAGCGGCATTGACGGTGATGGAGGCAGTTCACAGCCGATCGAAGCCGCATATTCAGCGTGTGTTCGATGCGCGCGCCGTTGCACGTGGCGCCCAGGTTACGGTCGGTCATGCAACGTATACACTGGAAACCGAGCACTGGGACGACATGGCCGAGCTCCTCAAGTCCCTCACGGCCGCAAAAGCGTACTACGAGGATACCGGCGGCCACTCGCGATAGAGGCTCTTGCCCGAGAACAGCCCGAGACACAGATGACAGCGTGACGATCGCGTTGTAGATTTCCCCATGATCTCAATCGATCCACGCAGTTCTTCGCCGATTTTCGAACAGTTAGTCAAACAGCTGCGCTATCTGATCGCGAAGGGTCATTTTGATCCGCGCAAGAACCTTCCGTCGACGCGCGCTCTTGCAGATACCCTCGGGATTTCGTTTCACACCGTCCGGAAGGCCTACCAGCAGTTGGAGGCGCAGGGGTTGTTGCGTGCTACGGTCGGTAGCGGCTACCGAATTGAGAACCCGGCGCCGCTAAGTCCTTCCGATCGAATCGAGCGCGGTGCGGAGATCCTGGCCGAATCGCTTCAGCAGCTCGTCGGACTCGGACTGACCGATGCGGAGATTGAGTACCTCGTCGACGAGCAACTCGGACTCCTGGAGACCAGCTCGACTTCCAGAGAAATCATTTTCGTATCTTCATCACCCGAGATTGCCGAAACCTGTGCCGAGGCACTCTCTCGATTTCTTCAACGTAACGTCGATGGGCGAAGCCTCGCGGAACTGTCGGATAGATCGGACGCAGACTACGTGCTCGCGGAATTCCGGAACGTCGCGGGAGTACGCGTCCGGCTGCCGCACGCCGACGTCATCGGGATTTCAACGCATCTCGGTCCAGAAGCTCTCGATCGCTTTTCGAGGCTCCTTCCAAGTGAGACACTTGGTCTCTTGACGCGTGATGCCGAAAGCATTAGATATCTGAGTGATCGAATAAAGCGTGATTCCGGGTTTGGCGGGCAGATCGTTGCAACCGCTGTAGCCGCAGAAGACACGGATCTCTCAGAGTTCTTCCAGGGAGTTGATCTTCTCGGATTTACCGCGGCCACGTCAAGGCGGATCAACCGCATCACGCAGCACAAAATCACATCCGTTCAAGTGGCAGTGATCCCTGATGCAGATTCGCTGAAAAGCGCCGCAGACGCACTACCGTAACCCGGCCGTGAGCAACCCGCTGACTACCCGGTTTGTTGGCCGTCCGGTGCGTCGTCCGCGCCCGACGGAGGTCTTCTTGGGGACAACCCTTCGGCGGTTTGGCGGAACAGATCGGGCTTGCTCTCTTCCAGGCTGGGGGCCTCCACCTCGTCTAGCTCTGATGTGACTGCATCGGAGGCGTCTTTCAACTTGGGAGGCGTCTTCGAATCCTCCTCGTCATCGGCAGGCTCCTCGAGGCGGTCCTGCCCAGGGTACTTAACGCGGATGTGGTACATCCCGAGCAATATTGACAGAAACGTTTCCTTGATGACATTCAGGTCAAGAAATGTCAGGTCGGTGTTCTCGAGCTGACCGTCCTCGACCCTCGATTTGAAGAGAGACTCAATCAGTGACTCCAATCGCTTGTGAGTCGGACTCGTCAGCGAACGGCTAGCTGCCTCAACGGAATCCGCAAGCATCAGAATTCCTGTCTCTTTCGAGACCGGCTTCGGGCCTGGATATCTGAATTCGGACTCCTGAACGTCTGACTCCGAGCCTGCCTTTCGCTCTATGGCTCGCTGGTAAAAGTAAGAGATTAAAGAAGTGCCGTGATGCGTTGGGATAAAACTTATTACCTGCTGTGGTAATCCGGCATTTCGAGCCATTTCAATGCCTTCTTTCACGTGACTTGCTATGATCAGAGCGCTCATTCGTGGCTTCAGCTGATCATGCGGGTTCTCGCCCGGACGCTGGTTCTCAACGAAATACTCCGGCTTCTGCATCTTACCGATATCGTGGTACAACGCACCGACTCTCGTCATCAGCGCATTCGCACCCACCGCGGCCGCGGCGGCTTCGGCGAGGTTGGCCACCTGCAAGGAGTGATTAAATGTCCCCGGTGCCTTGAGACTCAGGTCCTTCAGTAGTGGCCGGTTCGTATCCGACAGTTCGAGGAACGTCAGATCCGTCGATAGTCCGAAACTTCTTTCGAACACCCACAACAGCGGATATGCCATCACGAGGAAGAAGGATGAAATGGCCACCTGGACAAGGTCGGCCAGCAGATGCGTAGTGGCCGTTGCCTGCAAAAGGTACGTGGCTCCCAACACGACGGTGTACGAGAGAAAGACCACCCCCGCGCTCAAGAAGAACTGAGCTCGATTCTTGATATCGCGGACGCTGTGGACGCCCATCGTCCCGGCAAATACGGTCGCGAAGAAGAATTCGAAATCGTACTGCAACAGTACCGCACCTATCATGGAGATCGTAATGGTGCCAAACAGCCCCACCCGCGAGTCAAACATCACCGTTAGCAATACGGCCACAATGGACACCGGAACGACGTACATCTGCAGATATGGGACACGGAGAGCGAACGCGAAGAGACCTACAGTTGCGGCAAACAGAACGGCCATCAATACGACCATCGTATTGTCATCGAAGACCGTTCGTCGGAGCAAGTACAGATAGAGGAAGAAAAAGAGGTAGATGACGAACGTGACGAGGAACTGACCGAGCAAGACACGCCAGCGAATTCGTTTGCCCCACCGCTGATCTCGCGCCTCCTCCAGCGAAGTCAGGATCTGCTTGGTGTCGGATGTAACGATGTCGCCCTTGCTGACAAGGATTGTTCCGGACTCTACGAGGCCCTCCGTCGGCGAGATCTTTCTCTGTTCTTCCTGCCATTCGCGTGCGGTGCGTTCTCGCAAATAGCTGAGTGACGGCTGGAAGATTGCGCGAAAGAAACCCTCCGCCAGCATTGCTCGACGAGGGTCATCCCGGAATCGTCTGGCAAACTCCTCTCTGGCCGCCAGGTAGGCCTCATTCAGGCCGTACACCTCCGTCTTCTCCAGTTCGGTTTCAGACCGATCGTCCCGAACGCGAATGACGTCAGTGAACACGCTATCCAGCGGGATATCAAGAACCCCGAACGTGAGAAGTTGTCCACCCAATTCCCAGGCCAGGCGGACTATCGTTTCGTCAAGGCGTGGTCCCTGAGGAGTAACTCGTGTCGTCGTTGACAACCCCGGAACACGTTCTGCATATGAGTCGGCCAGCATAGACCACTGATCAGGGGTGAGCTTGAGCCTCGCGTTACGCCGGAGCACGTAATAGCGTATTGAATCGAGACGAGCTTGTTCTGTCCGGCCTCTCAACTGATTGAACTTGAACCCCTCGTAGGCCGGGAATATGCGGCTGAGTTGCGCCACCACCGTATCCCGGTGGGCCGTCATGCGAGCGTTTGCTTCGGGGTCACTCTGAAAAAACGGCGGCGTCTCTCTCTTTACCTGCTCCAGCTCTGCCTCGTAAGTGGCCGCGGCCTTGCGAATTGAGAAATCAAAATCGGCGACCAACGTCTCCTTGTTCCATGTGTCTCCGACGTTGACCGAATACTCGAAAACATCGTCTCTGGGAAACGCGGCAACTGTAAGGAGCACCAGAATGAAGAAGATGCCGATCTTGAGAATCAGATCGCGTTGCTCAAATCGGGTCGCGTCAAATCCCTTTTCGAGGCGCTGTCCGACCGGGCGAGCCTTCTTTCTACCGAAGCGAAATGTATCTAATAGTCCCATTTTGGCGATGATCGTGATCGAACGGACTCAGCTACCCGGGCATTCGGCGAAACTGAATGATCGAAATGCGTCAGCCCTGTCAATGATCCTCAGGATCGGCTGCTGCTACGTGTTCGTTTAGCATCCGCAACCATTCGGGCTCCTTCAGGACCGGCACGTCCAATTTGATCGCACGATCGACCTTAGACCCCGGTTCTCGTCCTGCAACCAGGTAGTTGGTGTTCCGCGAGACACTTCCACTGACCTTCCCTCCGCCTCGTACTATCAGGGTCTTGGCCTCTTCCCTGGTCATGGTATCCAAGGTGCCCGTAAGGACAAACGTGAGACCGGACCACCTTCCGGCCGAAGCGGTTTTCTCTTCGTCTAGTCTGGCGGTATTGACTCCGAGCTCCTTGAGGTCACCGATGAGCGTCTGATTAGTATCGACGCGAAACCAGTCGACTACGCTTTCAGCAATCACGTCGCCGATTCCATCAATCGCACATAGGTCTTCGATGGTCGCCCGCGAGAGATCGTCAATTGTCGCGAAATGCGGGACCAGAGTCTCCGCCGTCGTCTTCCCTACGTGCCGGATGCCCAGTGCAAACAGGAGACGTGCGAGACCGTTTCGCTTCGATGCGTGAATACCGGCAAGGAGTCGCTCCGCCTTCTTCCGGGCAAATCCATCCAGCATCAGAAGTTGGGCAGCCTCCAATCTATAAATGTCCGACAGGTGCTGCACCAGTCCTGTCTGAGCCAGAGTTGCGGCAAGCTTGCTGCCCATGCCTTCGATGTCCATCGCTCCGCGTGATGCGAAATGCTCCAGGAGGCGAATGAACTGAGCGGGGCACTCTGACGATACGCAGTAGTAGTCAGCCTCGTCGGGAAGACGGACGAGCTCGGTGGAGCAGGCCGGACACGATCTGGGCATCTTCCATAAGGTCTCAAGACCCGCCCGCGCTCCGGTCACCGGTCCGACGACCTGCGGTATGACGTCTCCGGCGCGTTTCACAAGCACCGTATCGCCGATTCTGATGTCCCGACTTACAACGTAGTCCTCATTATGCAGAGTGGCCTGCGACACGGTCACACCGCCGATCTCGACGGGCTCGAGTACCGCCTCCGGCTTGATCATTCCCGTACGACCGACGTTGACGATTATGTCGAGCAACGTTGTCGTAGACTCGCGGGCGGGGAACTTGAATGCCACAGCCCAACGTGGAGCATTCGAGACGCTTCCCAACGACTCCTGGTAATCGATGCGATCGATCTTGAGCACGACTCCATCAATTTCGTGGTTGAGTTCTTCGCGCCGTTCCGTCCACGCTGTACAGTACCCGAGAACACCCTCTAGATCATCGAAGACCTCAGCATGGGCGCTCACCGCAAACCCCATCGTTCGGAGCCACTTGAGTCGCTCGTGTTGGGTCTCCGCAATGCGCTCCGACGACGGCCCCACACTGTAGGCCAGAAAGCTGAGTGGGCGGGAAGCCGCCGCGGCCGGGTCGAGCTGTCTCAAACTTCCGGCCGCCGAATTACGTGGATTTGAAAACACCTTCTGATTGGCAGACGCCAGTCGCTCGTTGAGCTGCTCGAAGTCACTCTTCCTGATATATGCCTCTCCCCTGACCTCGAGCCGCGCCGGTGGCGATTCATCAGTCGAGACCGGTATTCGGAGAGGTACCGACGGAATTGTCCGCACGTTTTCAGTAATGGCCTCGCCGACCACACCATCCCCACGCGTTGCTCCAACGGTCAGAAGACCATCAACATAAGTCAGTGCAAGGGCAAGGCCGTCGATCTTCAGTTCTGCCGTCACGGCGGGCTGCACGTCGCCGTATGTTTCGGAAAGACTCCTCTGACATCTGTCATACCACTGCCGAACATCGTCGAGCGTAAACGCATTTCCAAGCGACAGCAGCGGCTCCGCATGTCGGAATTTCTCGAAGCGCTCGATCGGCGCAGCACCTACGCGGAGCGTCGGAGAGTCTGTCGTTGCGAGTCCCGGGAACCGAGTCTCGATGACGCGGAGATAACTGATCAGGACGTCGTATTCCGCGTCCGCAATGATTGGATCGTCTAGCACGTAATACTGGTGTCCGTGGGCGTTCAGGACCTCCCTGAGCCTGGGTGCGAGAGTAGCCGCCACGTCCGAATCGAGGCTTTCGGCAGGGGACACTTGCAGTGCTTTCTGAAGATCTCTTGTGGTCTGGAGAAGACTCATCTGGGAGTGCCCGGACGGCAGCCGGAATAGCACGAGGTAGCCTACAGCCGCAATCTAGCGACTCTGCAGAGACTCGACAAAAGCGTGAACGGAGTCACGCGTCAACTCGAGTCGCTCGCGGTCACGGTACTTCTGCGCGGGATACGGGACGCCCTCAAGTTTGATTGTGGCCCGATCGAGGAGGTCCTCGAAAACGATTCTCTGCCGCATGCTGAATGTCATCGAATCCCCTTCATCTACCCAGTACGGCCGCCGGAGATCGCGGTCCAGTTGGATCCTGACTGGATCCAGCGGGCCTGCCGTTGCAACGATTGTAACCGCGATTGAATCACCTACTACGAAAGGCGGCGGGAGCGAGATTGGAGACGGAGGAAGGGGTAAGACCGGCGTCGTGGCCGAAGATTCAACTGCATCGGTAGCCATCGGGCTGACCTTATCCGACGGTCTCTCGGAAAGTCTTATCGCCGCGACAATGGCTGATACGCTGACGATAACGACGAGCGAAGTGAGCGCAATCGCCCGAAAACGGTTTGGACGCACGAGCATCCCCTTCAGATCTTCCGGTGGCTTGAAGTCGTGCACAGCCGTTGAGATCTCTCTATGAACACGATTCGGATTGCGTCGGGGCTCACCCTTCGATGGAAAGGCGGAGGAAAGAAACTCAAACCGGTTTGCGACGCGCTGCGACGAATGTGCGGAATCGTCTTCCGGTCCCTCCATGTCGCCAATTGGCGGAGGTTGATCGAAGGTGCGTTCCTCAGCGACCATGGCGGTCGGGTCCGACCCTTCGTCGTTCCCGTCATCTGGTGCTTCTAGTTGGTCGCCCTCGCTCAAGTTGAGCGGTTCCCTGCTCGAGTCTCCCGTCTCATCATTGAGTCCTCCCTCGTACTTCCCTGCCAGAGCGGCTTCAAGAGCTTCGAGCGCGCGGCGCTCCTCGGTACCAACGATCCGCGCGTACGAAATGACAAGCGAACGCAAATAGACGCGATTGAATAGCTGATTACCGACGAGTGCTGTTGATTCGAATTCCTTCAGTACGTCGGCGGAAATCCTCGTCTCTTCGTGGATTCGCGACAGAGGGATTCCTCGCCTCTCTCGCATCGTCCGCATGTCTGATGCAAAGATCCTCGCGGCCTGATCGACGGCGCGACGTGATGCGCCCGGTAGATTTGATTCTGCGTGATCCATCGCAAGAAAATACCAACCGGCGGGTGAGGAACTGGTTTCCTCGCGCACGACCGCGCAAAGGCTTACTTTTCAGGTTACGACCGGCAGTCCGTGACGTTTCCCTGTAGTCTCGACCGGTTCCCGACCCGATTAAGATGAGATTTCTGTTCTATGCATCGATTTGTCCTCCTAGCAGCGCTTGCGGCTGTCCTGAGCTGCCCTGGCGCGCCGAAGCTTCGTGCCCAGCCATTGCAAGATACGGCGGTACTCGTCGTGACCGCACACCCGGACGATGAGGCCATGTTTGCCGGCTCCCTCTACCGGGTCGCTCAAGAGCTCGGGGGCCGCGTCGATCTCGCTCTCGTGACGGACGGCGCAGGTGGCTATCGCTACTCGAATCTGGCCGAGCGCATCTACGGGGTAGAGCTTACGAATCCGGATGTCGCGCGCCAGTATCTGCCCGCCATTCGAAAACAGGAACTGATGGCAGGAGGGCGCATCATTGGCTTTCGTCAATACTATTTCCTGGATCAGCCCGACACGGGCAAGACCACGGACCCCGACAGCATCCTCGCGACGGTCTGGAATGCTGACTTCGTCCTGAATCGGCTGACAGAGATTCTGAGGTCCAATCGCTACGACTTCGTTCTCACGTCCCTCCCCCGTTCGGACACGCACGGCCATCACAAAGCGGCAGCCATACTCGCCCTCCGGGCGTCGCAGCAACTCGTCGACGGTAAGCGCCCCGTCGTGATGGGGGCATGGATATCAGATGTCGGCGATGAGACGGTATTGACGTTCGACGGGTTGGACGGATATCCGGAGTCTGAAACGATTAGCGCGACGTCGTCGTTTCGGTTCGACAAGACGCAGCCGCTGGCAGGCAATGACCGGCTCAATTACAAGATCCCGGTTAACTGGCTCATCGCCGAACACAAATCGCAGGGCACGATGCAGTTGTTTGTAAACCGTGGAGACATAGAGGAATACTGGGTCTATCACCTGAATCCGCCGGACGCCGTCGAACGCGCGGCAGGCTACTTCGATGCGCTCAACAATTTCGTGGACTCCCACGGTGCTCCCGATGGAAACTAGAAGCATGGCATCGAAAGGCTGCTCTTTACCGCGGAAGATCCGCAACCTGCTGATTGTCGGGGCAGTTGCGAGTATGCTTGTAC
The DNA window shown above is from Rhodothermales bacterium and carries:
- a CDS encoding HDIG domain-containing protein, with amino-acid sequence MGLLDTFRFGRKKARPVGQRLEKGFDATRFEQRDLILKIGIFFILVLLTVAAFPRDDVFEYSVNVGDTWNKETLVADFDFSIRKAAATYEAELEQVKRETPPFFQSDPEANARMTAHRDTVVAQLSRIFPAYEGFKFNQLRGRTEQARLDSIRYYVLRRNARLKLTPDQWSMLADSYAERVPGLSTTTRVTPQGPRLDETIVRLAWELGGQLLTFGVLDIPLDSVFTDVIRVRDDRSETELEKTEVYGLNEAYLAAREEFARRFRDDPRRAMLAEGFFRAIFQPSLSYLRERTAREWQEEQRKISPTEGLVESGTILVSKGDIVTSDTKQILTSLEEARDQRWGKRIRWRVLLGQFLVTFVIYLFFFLYLYLLRRTVFDDNTMVVLMAVLFAATVGLFAFALRVPYLQMYVVPVSIVAVLLTVMFDSRVGLFGTITISMIGAVLLQYDFEFFFATVFAGTMGVHSVRDIKNRAQFFLSAGVVFLSYTVVLGATYLLQATATTHLLADLVQVAISSFFLVMAYPLLWVFERSFGLSTDLTFLELSDTNRPLLKDLSLKAPGTFNHSLQVANLAEAAAAAVGANALMTRVGALYHDIGKMQKPEYFVENQRPGENPHDQLKPRMSALIIASHVKEGIEMARNAGLPQQVISFIPTHHGTSLISYFYQRAIERKAGSESDVQESEFRYPGPKPVSKETGILMLADSVEAASRSLTSPTHKRLESLIESLFKSRVEDGQLENTDLTFLDLNVIKETFLSILLGMYHIRVKYPGQDRLEEPADDEEDSKTPPKLKDASDAVTSELDEVEAPSLEESKPDLFRQTAEGLSPRRPPSGADDAPDGQQTG
- the pruA gene encoding L-glutamate gamma-semialdehyde dehydrogenase, giving the protein MNNSIPVVPHPVNEPVLSFAPGSAERDSLKSQLKSIQADQLEIPVIIGGKEVFTKDVKTVTAPHRHDLTLGTAHMAGSPEVEQAIDAALKARAEWAATPWTERAAIFLRAADLLAGSWRDKMNAATMLGQSKNCYQAEIDAACELIDFFRFNAHFMQQIYEDQPISSPGVWNRLQYRALEGFVFAVTPFNFSSIAGNLPSAPALMGNIVVWKPASSALYSAYFTYKLLEAAGLPPGVINMVPGRGANVGNPVFASPHFSGLHFTGSTSTFQFMWKTIGTNIANYRSYPRIVGETGGKDFIMVHASADADQVATAIVRGGFEYQGQKCSAPSRVYVPRSLWPAIRSSLLDQLGEIKMGDVEDFSNFVNAVIDKAAYQSITEYIVEAKQSPDVEVLFGGSFSDAEGYFIEPTVLVTTDPKYRTMCEEIFGPVVTVFVYEDSQFDETMTLVDETSPYALTGAIFSNDRSIAADMTTRLVDAAGNFYINDKPTGAVVGQQPFGGARASGTNDKAGSYLNLIRWTSARSIKETFEAPRHFGYPFHQQP
- a CDS encoding PIG-L family deacetylase, whose protein sequence is MHRFVLLAALAAVLSCPGAPKLRAQPLQDTAVLVVTAHPDDEAMFAGSLYRVAQELGGRVDLALVTDGAGGYRYSNLAERIYGVELTNPDVARQYLPAIRKQELMAGGRIIGFRQYYFLDQPDTGKTTDPDSILATVWNADFVLNRLTEILRSNRYDFVLTSLPRSDTHGHHKAAAILALRASQQLVDGKRPVVMGAWISDVGDETVLTFDGLDGYPESETISATSSFRFDKTQPLAGNDRLNYKIPVNWLIAEHKSQGTMQLFVNRGDIEEYWVYHLNPPDAVERAAGYFDALNNFVDSHGAPDGN
- a CDS encoding GntR family transcriptional regulator, with amino-acid sequence MISIDPRSSSPIFEQLVKQLRYLIAKGHFDPRKNLPSTRALADTLGISFHTVRKAYQQLEAQGLLRATVGSGYRIENPAPLSPSDRIERGAEILAESLQQLVGLGLTDAEIEYLVDEQLGLLETSSTSREIIFVSSSPEIAETCAEALSRFLQRNVDGRSLAELSDRSDADYVLAEFRNVAGVRVRLPHADVIGISTHLGPEALDRFSRLLPSETLGLLTRDAESIRYLSDRIKRDSGFGGQIVATAVAAEDTDLSEFFQGVDLLGFTAATSRRINRITQHKITSVQVAVIPDADSLKSAADALP
- the ligA gene encoding NAD-dependent DNA ligase LigA, which gives rise to MSLLQTTRDLQKALQVSPAESLDSDVAATLAPRLREVLNAHGHQYYVLDDPIIADAEYDVLISYLRVIETRFPGLATTDSPTLRVGAAPIERFEKFRHAEPLLSLGNAFTLDDVRQWYDRCQRSLSETYGDVQPAVTAELKIDGLALALTYVDGLLTVGATRGDGVVGEAITENVRTIPSVPLRIPVSTDESPPARLEVRGEAYIRKSDFEQLNERLASANQKVFSNPRNSAAGSLRQLDPAAAASRPLSFLAYSVGPSSERIAETQHERLKWLRTMGFAVSAHAEVFDDLEGVLGYCTAWTERREELNHEIDGVVLKIDRIDYQESLGSVSNAPRWAVAFKFPARESTTTLLDIIVNVGRTGMIKPEAVLEPVEIGGVTVSQATLHNEDYVVSRDIRIGDTVLVKRAGDVIPQVVGPVTGARAGLETLWKMPRSCPACSTELVRLPDEADYYCVSSECPAQFIRLLEHFASRGAMDIEGMGSKLAATLAQTGLVQHLSDIYRLEAAQLLMLDGFARKKAERLLAGIHASKRNGLARLLFALGIRHVGKTTAETLVPHFATIDDLSRATIEDLCAIDGIGDVIAESVVDWFRVDTNQTLIGDLKELGVNTARLDEEKTASAGRWSGLTFVLTGTLDTMTREEAKTLIVRGGGKVSGSVSRNTNYLVAGREPGSKVDRAIKLDVPVLKEPEWLRMLNEHVAAADPEDH
- a CDS encoding dihydrodipicolinate reductase, which gives rise to MKKPIRVIQYGVGPIGLEVARAALKKQSTGKLELVGAVDVDPKKAGRDLGELLGVSDVGIVVSDDIHAVLAETKPDVVMHTTQSFMDLIEDQLIACIEAGAHVVSSTEELSYPFDRAPEICSRLDAACKKHNRVIIGTGVNPGYAMDVLAVAATGVCLDVERVEVARVVNAGKRRGPLQRKIGAGLTEGEFNEKKATGRFGHIGLRESMLLVADALDWHPDRVTETLDPVFADSAIDTGIVQVEAGRVAGIHQEVTAYVENVPVIHLDLKMAVSEKNSSDRVIVHGSPSMNVLVDGGIFGDSATVAAVINAIPMAMSANPGLRKVTELPVPRAFAI